In Sphingobacterium sp. lm-10, one DNA window encodes the following:
- the pdxA gene encoding 4-hydroxythreonine-4-phosphate dehydrogenase PdxA, translated as MKDKLKIGITVGDINGIGLEVIIKSLQDSRILEYFTPVVYGNTKVASFHRKAINANEFNFHVIASAEEANPKKANMINCWQEDVKITLGEENETGGKYAFISLEKACEDLLAGHIDALVTAPINKHNIQQEGFEFPGHTEYLQAKSGAKDVLMFMVSDELKVGVVTGHIPVKDVASSLSQDAILQKLRMMHASLKTDFWIQKPKIAVLGLNPHAGDNGLIGLEDGEIIAPAIEKAKAEGMLCFGPYPGDGFFASDAYTKFDAVLAMYHDQGLIPFKHIASRAGVNYTAGLPFVRTSPDHGTGYDIAGQNSASADSFMEALFSAVHIVERRREQKELSANPLTFRRLSRDRD; from the coding sequence ATGAAGGATAAGCTAAAAATTGGTATTACGGTAGGAGATATAAACGGAATTGGGTTGGAAGTGATCATCAAATCGCTACAAGATAGCCGCATATTGGAGTATTTCACACCGGTTGTGTATGGTAATACAAAGGTGGCTTCTTTCCACCGCAAAGCGATCAATGCCAATGAGTTTAATTTCCACGTGATTGCTTCTGCCGAGGAGGCCAATCCTAAAAAGGCAAACATGATTAATTGCTGGCAGGAAGATGTAAAGATCACTTTGGGAGAAGAAAATGAAACAGGCGGTAAATATGCCTTCATATCTTTGGAGAAGGCCTGCGAGGATTTATTAGCAGGACATATCGATGCATTGGTTACAGCGCCTATCAATAAGCATAATATACAGCAGGAAGGTTTTGAATTTCCAGGACATACAGAATATCTACAGGCCAAGTCTGGTGCTAAAGATGTGTTGATGTTTATGGTAAGTGACGAATTGAAGGTAGGCGTCGTAACGGGGCATATTCCCGTGAAAGATGTCGCTAGCTCACTCAGTCAGGATGCGATCTTGCAGAAATTACGGATGATGCATGCCAGTCTCAAGACAGATTTTTGGATTCAGAAACCAAAGATCGCGGTATTGGGGCTGAATCCTCATGCGGGGGATAATGGGCTGATCGGACTGGAAGATGGAGAAATCATTGCACCAGCAATCGAAAAGGCTAAGGCGGAAGGCATGCTTTGTTTTGGCCCCTATCCTGGAGATGGTTTTTTTGCTAGTGATGCGTATACCAAGTTTGATGCGGTATTAGCCATGTATCACGATCAAGGATTGATTCCATTCAAACATATTGCTTCTCGAGCAGGAGTAAACTACACTGCGGGCTTGCCTTTTGTACGGACTTCGCCCGACCATGGCACCGGCTATGATATCGCCGGACAAAATAGTGCTTCTGCAGACTCCTTCATGGAAGCGCTATTTTCTGCTGTGCATATTGTAGAGCGCCGCCGGGAGCAAAAGGAGCTCTCTGCAAATCCATTGACGTTTAGACGGCTTTCACGAGACCGCGATTAA
- a CDS encoding HD domain-containing protein, translating to MDDNLQHPIFQIIGQLADQEMVSCYVIGGYVRDRLMGRAFKNDVDVVVLGSGIDFATKVGLALGTKVTIFKSFGTAMLMHEDLQIEFVGARKESYRGDSRKPIVEDGTLEDDQNRRDFTINAMAFSLNKERYGQLLDPFNGLDDVQSQLVRTPLDPDITFSDDPLRMMRAIRFATQLGFTIDTSAIEAIERNVERIRIISKERIIDELNKIVLSPKPSIGFNYLFDTGLLQEIFPVMCQLYGVEYIDGKGHKDNFYHTLEVLDNVADLSHDLWLRWAAIMHDIAKPPTKRFDPKIGWTFHGHEDKGARMVPKLFAELKLPQNEKMKFVQKLVQLHLRPIVLVKDIVTDSAVRRLLFEAGDDIDALMMLCYADVTTKNEYKKKRYRDNFELVKQKLKDVEERDHIRNWQPPVSGEDIMQTFGVEPGRMVGKIKNAIREAILEGDIANSREEAINYMKAQGQALGLPIQSGNEEK from the coding sequence ATGGATGATAATTTACAACACCCTATTTTTCAAATCATTGGCCAATTAGCTGATCAGGAAATGGTTTCCTGTTATGTGATTGGTGGCTATGTGCGCGATCGCCTAATGGGTAGAGCGTTTAAAAATGATGTGGATGTCGTGGTCTTGGGTAGCGGTATCGATTTTGCCACCAAGGTTGGGCTGGCATTAGGGACTAAAGTGACCATTTTCAAATCTTTTGGCACAGCTATGCTCATGCACGAAGATTTGCAGATAGAATTTGTAGGTGCTCGCAAAGAATCTTACCGCGGCGACTCTCGTAAGCCAATCGTGGAAGATGGGACATTGGAAGATGATCAAAATCGCAGAGATTTTACCATTAATGCGATGGCGTTTTCTCTAAACAAAGAGCGCTATGGGCAGTTATTGGATCCATTTAACGGATTAGATGATGTACAATCACAACTAGTACGTACACCCCTAGATCCAGATATCACGTTTTCTGACGACCCGCTCCGTATGATGCGCGCGATTCGCTTTGCTACTCAGCTTGGTTTCACGATAGATACTTCTGCTATAGAAGCCATCGAGCGCAATGTAGAACGGATACGAATTATCTCCAAAGAGCGTATTATCGATGAGTTAAACAAAATTGTGCTTTCTCCGAAGCCATCGATCGGTTTCAACTACCTGTTTGATACGGGTTTGTTACAGGAAATTTTTCCGGTCATGTGCCAGTTATATGGAGTAGAATACATCGATGGCAAAGGCCATAAAGACAATTTTTATCATACGCTAGAAGTATTGGATAATGTAGCCGATCTTTCCCACGACCTGTGGTTGCGCTGGGCGGCCATTATGCACGATATTGCAAAGCCGCCAACCAAGCGCTTCGACCCTAAAATCGGTTGGACATTTCATGGCCATGAAGATAAGGGAGCGCGAATGGTGCCTAAGCTATTTGCTGAATTGAAATTACCCCAAAATGAGAAGATGAAATTTGTTCAAAAGCTCGTTCAATTGCATTTGAGGCCTATTGTTTTGGTAAAAGATATCGTTACAGATTCTGCGGTACGAAGATTGCTGTTTGAAGCGGGAGATGATATAGATGCGCTGATGATGCTATGCTATGCAGACGTCACCACCAAAAACGAGTATAAGAAAAAGCGATATCGTGACAATTTTGAGCTGGTCAAACAAAAGCTCAAAGATGTAGAAGAACGAGACCACATTCGCAATTGGCAACCACCGGTATCCGGTGAAGATATTATGCAGACGTTTGGCGTGGAACCTGGTAGGATGGTTGGCAAGATAAAGAATGCCATTCGTGAAGCGATCTTGGAAGGAGATATCGCCAACTCACGAGAGGAAGCCATCAACTATATGAAAGCTCAGGGACAGGCGCTTGGCTTGCCCATTCAATCTGGAAACGAAGAGAAATAA
- the tilS gene encoding tRNA lysidine(34) synthetase TilS translates to METMERLTQYILREKLFTSQDRLLLGVSGGKDSMLMAFLLWKLGYSIAIAHCNFKLRGVESELDEQLVREFSETHHIPYYTTHFDTKLHAEEHKLSIQMSARELRYQWFENLRQTHHFDAIAVAHHQQDHIETVFINLARGTGLRGLRGIASKRDQIIRPILWMSSQEIAQAVATYQVPYRDDQSNFSNKYVRNKVRLDILPQFRVLNANFDQIMLDNIERFTDSYDLLQRLTGAMREKLFISIDGRIEIEKILLEPYLNDTSLLFELFRPYNFEKNVLADLAESGLHKTGSQFESESHLLMVDRTHLLLYSSNHTPVETQYLEQGDAYLAISGRTLSFSISTDTTRDAAPHTAKVDLEALIFPLMIRRWMPGDRFIPLGMNSSKKLSDFFIQRKVPLLEKERVPVLINGNGEIIWIVGYQLDNRYRIKENTKKVATFVYR, encoded by the coding sequence ATGGAAACGATGGAGCGGCTCACGCAATACATTCTTCGTGAAAAGTTATTTACTTCGCAAGATAGACTCCTGCTGGGCGTGAGCGGAGGGAAAGATTCCATGCTAATGGCTTTTCTTCTTTGGAAACTGGGATATTCTATCGCTATTGCGCATTGCAATTTTAAACTGCGAGGAGTCGAATCCGAATTGGACGAACAATTGGTTCGTGAATTCTCGGAGACGCATCATATTCCATACTACACCACACATTTCGACACGAAACTTCACGCAGAGGAGCATAAGTTATCCATACAAATGAGTGCCCGCGAACTGCGTTATCAATGGTTCGAAAACTTACGCCAAACGCATCATTTCGATGCTATTGCCGTCGCACACCATCAGCAAGATCATATTGAGACTGTTTTCATCAACTTGGCACGCGGCACCGGGTTACGTGGATTACGGGGAATCGCTTCTAAAAGAGATCAGATCATCCGTCCAATTCTGTGGATGTCAAGTCAGGAAATTGCACAGGCAGTAGCTACCTATCAGGTTCCTTATCGAGATGACCAAAGCAATTTTTCCAATAAATACGTGCGTAACAAAGTCCGACTGGATATTCTACCCCAATTTCGGGTATTGAATGCCAATTTCGATCAGATCATGCTGGACAATATCGAACGGTTTACTGACAGTTATGACCTGTTGCAGCGACTCACAGGCGCCATGCGCGAGAAGCTTTTTATATCTATTGATGGGCGTATTGAAATAGAAAAAATACTATTAGAACCATATTTGAATGATACTTCACTCCTTTTCGAGTTATTTAGACCCTATAATTTTGAAAAAAATGTACTTGCAGATCTAGCGGAGTCGGGACTCCATAAAACGGGATCGCAGTTCGAATCAGAAAGCCACCTCCTGATGGTTGACCGAACCCACCTCTTGCTCTACAGCAGCAATCATACACCAGTGGAAACCCAGTATTTGGAGCAAGGCGATGCCTATTTAGCGATCTCAGGCAGAACGCTTTCCTTTTCGATTAGTACAGATACTACAAGAGATGCTGCGCCACATACCGCAAAAGTCGATCTCGAAGCACTGATCTTCCCCTTAATGATTCGTCGTTGGATGCCGGGCGACCGCTTTATCCCTTTAGGCATGAATTCTTCCAAGAAATTAAGCGATTTTTTTATTCAAAGAAAGGTTCCTTTACTCGAAAAAGAACGTGTGCCCGTGTTAATTAACGGAAATGGAGAAATCATATGGATAGTCGGCTATCAGTTAGATAATAGGTATAGAATTAAGGAAAATACAAAGAAAGTAGCTACATTCGTGTATCGTTAA
- the miaA gene encoding tRNA (adenosine(37)-N6)-dimethylallyltransferase MiaA: MRKTLISVVGPTAVGKTAMAIQLATYFNTEIVSADSRQFYRELNIGTAKPDLEELDQVPHHFINSHPVETIYSAGDFERDALSVVHALFQKHDVVVLVGGSGLFVRALTEGLDDLPQAPASIRERLNAALMEEGLSSLQERLKEIDPVHYAQMDFQNPQRVVRALEVYETTGKSIAEYQQRKQAVRTFDVITIGLNREREALYNRINQRVDNMMASGLLDEVQSLSSYRHHPALRTVGYVEIFDFLDGKCTREEAVEKIKQNSRRYAKRQITWFKKYGNTHWFDPTEFRKIQRFLHDSGIATPQNS, translated from the coding sequence ATGAGAAAAACGCTTATATCTGTTGTAGGGCCTACTGCTGTTGGTAAAACAGCAATGGCTATTCAGCTAGCAACCTACTTCAATACTGAAATTGTATCGGCAGATTCCAGGCAGTTTTATCGGGAACTGAATATTGGCACGGCAAAGCCCGATCTGGAAGAACTTGATCAGGTGCCTCATCATTTCATTAACTCCCATCCGGTAGAGACGATATATTCTGCGGGCGATTTTGAAAGAGATGCGCTATCTGTAGTCCATGCGCTATTTCAAAAGCATGATGTGGTCGTATTGGTCGGCGGATCAGGATTGTTTGTGAGAGCGCTTACCGAAGGATTGGATGATCTTCCACAGGCACCGGCATCTATTCGTGAGCGACTGAATGCTGCTTTGATGGAGGAAGGATTATCTTCGTTACAAGAACGGTTAAAGGAAATAGATCCTGTGCACTACGCACAGATGGATTTTCAAAACCCTCAGCGCGTGGTGCGTGCGTTGGAAGTGTATGAAACTACGGGTAAATCTATCGCCGAGTACCAACAGCGAAAACAAGCAGTCCGTACATTCGACGTCATTACTATCGGACTTAACAGAGAGCGAGAAGCGCTTTATAACAGAATCAATCAACGCGTGGATAATATGATGGCGAGCGGCTTATTGGACGAAGTACAATCCTTATCCTCTTATCGACATCATCCGGCGCTGCGCACCGTTGGATATGTGGAAATTTTTGACTTTTTAGACGGAAAATGCACACGGGAAGAGGCCGTAGAAAAGATCAAGCAAAACTCGCGTCGCTATGCTAAACGACAGATTACCTGGTTTAAAAAGTACGGCAATACCCATTGGTTTGATCCAACTGAGTTCCGTAAAATACAGCGCTTTTTGCACGATTCTGGTATAGCAACTCCTCAAAATAGCTAA
- a CDS encoding L-threonylcarbamoyladenylate synthase, with translation MLVRIYEENPNPKAIQQAVDILKSGGVIIYPTDTVYGIGCDITNQKAIERVCQIRGLQTQKANLSFICYDLTDISQYTKPFDTSVFRLLKKALPGPFTFIFNASGQVPKLLSSKKKTVGIRVPDNSIVREIVRELGNPIVTTSIHDDDEIIEYSTDPELIYEKYGEKVDMVIDGGYGDNVASTVVDLTNGEFEVIRDGKGDLDAYL, from the coding sequence ATGTTAGTCAGAATTTACGAAGAGAACCCGAATCCCAAAGCAATCCAGCAGGCGGTAGATATACTGAAAAGTGGTGGCGTAATTATCTACCCGACGGATACCGTGTATGGTATTGGCTGTGATATCACAAACCAGAAGGCGATTGAGCGAGTTTGTCAGATCCGAGGTCTGCAAACGCAGAAGGCCAATCTATCATTCATCTGTTATGACCTTACCGATATTTCTCAATATACTAAACCCTTTGATACGTCGGTTTTTCGTTTATTGAAAAAGGCGCTTCCCGGGCCATTTACATTTATCTTCAATGCCAGCGGGCAAGTGCCTAAATTGCTGAGCTCGAAAAAGAAAACAGTAGGTATTCGTGTGCCGGATAATAGTATTGTGCGCGAGATCGTCAGAGAATTAGGGAATCCTATAGTCACCACATCGATTCATGATGATGATGAGATTATAGAATATTCTACCGATCCAGAGTTGATTTATGAGAAGTACGGCGAAAAGGTCGATATGGTGATCGATGGAGGGTACGGCGACAATGTCGCATCTACCGTGGTAGATCTTACCAATGGCGAATTTGAAGTCATTCGTGACGGGAAAGGTGATCTGGACGCCTATTTATAG
- a CDS encoding EamA family transporter: MNIKYYASALLGFVIWGLFSLVLRPLQDYAALEILLYRVLFATASIWVVNLVFRRRYIKDSIRTISQLNSSEKRKIFANYIVSALMLSLNWFVFIYVMNTVSINATSLAYLICPILTTALAATFLGERLKIGQWVAVGMSAFSCILLSIGHFIDLFYSLMIALTYAVYLILQKSNTKIDKLFSLAIHITLSTIILLPLFGIVGLGGNKSMLFYELVMVIAIVFTIIPLFLNAYALKGLSSSLVGILLYINPLLSFTLAITYFGEPITSLQMVAYGMILLSVLWFNLLYFQKPKKEKAEELSEPPPIIPQ, translated from the coding sequence GTGAATATCAAATATTATGCATCAGCCCTTCTGGGATTTGTCATATGGGGTCTTTTTAGTTTAGTACTTCGTCCTCTCCAAGATTATGCGGCGCTAGAAATTCTCCTGTACCGTGTGCTATTTGCCACAGCCAGCATCTGGGTCGTCAACTTGGTATTCCGTCGCAGGTACATCAAAGATTCTATTCGAACTATTTCTCAACTAAATAGCAGCGAGAAGCGTAAAATTTTTGCAAACTACATCGTGAGTGCGCTCATGCTCTCGCTCAACTGGTTTGTTTTTATCTATGTGATGAATACCGTAAGCATCAACGCCACCTCCTTAGCTTACCTGATATGCCCCATCCTCACGACTGCGTTGGCTGCTACCTTTTTAGGAGAGCGTTTAAAGATAGGACAATGGGTGGCTGTTGGGATGAGCGCCTTTAGCTGCATCCTGTTATCCATTGGCCATTTTATAGACTTGTTTTATAGTCTAATGATCGCATTGACGTACGCAGTATATCTGATTTTGCAAAAAAGCAACACAAAAATCGACAAACTATTTTCTTTGGCGATCCACATCACGCTGAGCACCATTATACTTCTGCCCCTATTTGGAATTGTTGGGTTGGGTGGGAATAAATCTATGCTGTTTTATGAATTGGTGATGGTTATCGCAATTGTATTCACGATCATTCCTCTTTTCTTGAACGCATATGCATTAAAAGGTTTGAGTTCTTCTCTAGTAGGCATACTCCTATACATCAACCCGCTGCTCAGCTTCACGCTGGCGATTACCTATTTCGGCGAACCGATCACCAGTTTACAGATGGTCGCTTATGGTATGATTTTACTGTCTGTACTATGGTTCAATCTATTGTATTTCCAAAAACCTAAAAAAGAAAAAGCGGAAGAGCTATCAGAACCGCCACCAATAATTCCGCAGTAA
- a CDS encoding DUF4834 family protein, giving the protein MEFLKVVVILVACYYAFKLGVRLLLPYAMKKMAEKIMKKTQQGNFNTQNGPFQYQGFGQQQDTRQDKGTGKVKVAYVPPKEDARSGPATAGEFVDFEEVK; this is encoded by the coding sequence ATGGAATTTTTAAAAGTCGTAGTTATTTTAGTTGCATGCTACTATGCATTCAAGTTGGGGGTCCGGCTTTTGCTGCCCTATGCCATGAAAAAAATGGCGGAGAAAATCATGAAAAAGACCCAGCAGGGAAACTTCAATACGCAAAATGGACCTTTCCAATATCAGGGATTTGGACAACAGCAAGATACCAGACAAGATAAAGGTACAGGAAAGGTTAAAGTAGCCTACGTTCCGCCAAAAGAGGATGCGCGTAGTGGCCCTGCTACTGCGGGCGAATTCGTGGATTTTGAAGAAGTTAAGTAG
- the rsmA gene encoding 16S rRNA (adenine(1518)-N(6)/adenine(1519)-N(6))-dimethyltransferase RsmA, producing the protein MSTVRAKKHLGQHFLNDKSAALRIVDGLQPELGFQQVLEVGPGMGVLSDILLTRDENYQTWLIDVDDESISYLANQYPDLGERLVHGDFLALDFNQHFPGSLAIIGNFPYNISSQILFKILDERHKVVQMVGMFQKEVAERCVAKPGGKEYGILSVFLQAYYNVEYLFTVKAGAFTPPPKVLSGVMRMTRNERATLDCDEKLFWRVVKAGFNQRRKTLRNALSAVIPKDRMSDNPLYELRAERLSVSDFEDLTNEIGAAL; encoded by the coding sequence ATGAGTACAGTACGCGCAAAAAAACACCTTGGTCAACATTTCCTAAACGACAAATCTGCAGCCTTGCGTATTGTCGACGGCTTGCAACCCGAGTTGGGGTTTCAGCAGGTGCTGGAGGTGGGGCCGGGTATGGGTGTCTTATCCGACATTTTATTAACACGCGACGAAAACTATCAAACGTGGCTCATCGATGTCGACGACGAATCCATCAGCTACCTCGCCAATCAGTATCCAGATTTGGGAGAGCGTTTGGTGCACGGCGACTTCTTGGCCTTGGATTTCAATCAGCATTTCCCAGGAAGTCTGGCTATCATTGGAAACTTCCCGTACAACATCTCTTCCCAGATTCTATTTAAGATTTTGGACGAGCGCCATAAAGTGGTGCAAATGGTCGGTATGTTTCAGAAGGAAGTGGCCGAACGTTGTGTGGCCAAACCCGGTGGAAAAGAATATGGCATTTTGAGTGTCTTTTTACAGGCATACTACAACGTAGAATACCTTTTCACGGTAAAAGCAGGTGCTTTCACCCCGCCACCTAAAGTACTTTCGGGTGTGATGCGCATGACGCGTAACGAACGAGCCACGCTGGACTGTGATGAAAAATTGTTTTGGCGTGTGGTGAAAGCGGGTTTTAATCAACGCCGCAAAACCCTTCGCAATGCCCTTTCTGCTGTTATCCCAAAAGATCGTATGAGCGATAATCCCCTCTATGAATTGCGGGCGGAGCGCTTGAGTGTGTCGGACTTTGAAGATCTCACCAACGAGATTGGCGCGGCATTATGA
- a CDS encoding FAD-dependent monooxygenase — MKSIDCEFAIIGGGVAGLSMGIALSSIAKDFLIFEQAEVLRGIGAGFGLAANAMRAFDYLGLRQEAEQIGFYTETYNILDDRGRVLIAPDTERLGTQYNQKNLTVHRADLHRFLQSKIQDDQLLLGKRVQRYEQQKDSISLFFQDGSTYHCRYLIVADGVKSPIRQQLIPASKPRYAGYTCWRATIDNTGIGLQHGSETWGTKGRFGMTPLVHNRVYWYACINAKAQDDTFKNYTPDNLLRHFGDYHAPIPEIIRQTAQEDLIWNDIIDIKPLSQFAYGPILLIGDAAHATTPNMGQGACQALEDVAVLTDELKKSQSAELAFIHFERRRLARTRYITDTSWQIGKIAQWSNPILVPIRNAMMRAMPAKWSEASLNKLLKQDFLTINSSL; from the coding sequence ATGAAAAGCATAGACTGTGAATTTGCCATCATTGGCGGCGGAGTAGCAGGATTAAGCATGGGCATTGCATTAAGCTCCATAGCGAAAGATTTTCTCATTTTTGAGCAGGCAGAAGTGCTTCGTGGCATAGGAGCCGGATTTGGCCTTGCGGCCAATGCCATGCGAGCTTTCGACTATTTGGGATTACGGCAAGAGGCAGAGCAGATTGGCTTTTATACGGAAACCTATAATATACTTGATGATCGAGGACGCGTATTAATTGCGCCAGACACCGAGCGCCTGGGCACGCAGTACAACCAAAAGAACTTGACGGTACATCGCGCCGATTTGCACCGCTTTCTTCAATCAAAAATACAAGACGATCAACTATTGCTTGGAAAACGAGTCCAACGTTATGAGCAGCAAAAGGATAGCATAAGCTTATTCTTTCAAGATGGTAGCACTTACCATTGTCGATACCTTATCGTGGCCGATGGCGTGAAATCGCCCATTCGCCAACAACTTATTCCTGCTTCTAAACCACGCTATGCAGGATACACCTGCTGGCGAGCCACCATTGATAACACAGGCATTGGACTGCAACATGGTTCAGAAACCTGGGGAACAAAAGGTCGCTTTGGCATGACACCGCTCGTGCATAATCGGGTGTATTGGTATGCTTGTATCAATGCGAAGGCACAAGACGATACATTCAAAAATTATACGCCAGATAACCTGCTCCGGCATTTCGGGGATTACCATGCTCCTATTCCGGAAATCATTCGGCAGACGGCACAGGAAGATCTGATCTGGAATGATATTATAGATATCAAACCGCTCTCGCAATTCGCTTATGGACCGATCTTACTGATCGGTGATGCGGCGCATGCCACGACGCCAAATATGGGACAGGGAGCTTGCCAGGCTTTGGAAGATGTCGCCGTATTAACCGATGAGCTAAAGAAGAGCCAGAGCGCCGAGTTGGCGTTTATCCACTTCGAGCGCCGAAGATTAGCGCGCACGCGCTACATCACGGACACTTCCTGGCAAATTGGAAAGATCGCACAATGGTCTAACCCTATCCTCGTCCCAATCCGCAATGCCATGATGCGTGCAATGCCGGCCAAATGGAGCGAGGCATCGCTCAATAAATTATTAAAGCAAGATTTTTTGACTATTAATTCCTCTCTATGA
- a CDS encoding DUF721 domain-containing protein — translation MRKYRGEEIRRNDDISIKQAVEKMLEVYRLRQKFDETSIVNAWPQIIGNAIANRTERIYIRDKKLFVSVESAVIKNELAMMRRQILGRINEHVGYVMVEEFVIL, via the coding sequence ATGAGAAAATATAGAGGTGAAGAAATCCGGCGAAATGATGATATTTCGATCAAACAAGCGGTAGAGAAAATGCTGGAAGTTTATCGACTTCGTCAGAAGTTTGATGAGACCTCGATTGTCAATGCCTGGCCACAGATCATTGGCAATGCGATCGCCAACAGGACGGAACGCATCTATATTCGAGACAAAAAATTATTTGTTTCTGTAGAATCTGCCGTCATTAAAAATGAATTGGCGATGATGCGCCGTCAGATATTAGGCCGTATTAATGAGCATGTCGGTTATGTGATGGTCGAAGAGTTTGTGATCCTTTAA
- a CDS encoding DNA replication/repair protein RecF: protein MWLKQLSLLHFKNYTESTLEFSPATNAFTGYNGAGKTNLLDAIHYLSLCKSYFNPIDSQHIKKGEDWFMVQGLFEKTVDVADSISCSLKKNQKKQFRKNKKDYPRLADHIGQYPLVMITPNDVGIILDGSEERRKFIDNVISQTDNRYLDTLIQYNRIILQRNQFLKSAAASRQLDLGLLEIFNSQLVEVGNQIFAKRKAFMQEFSPFFKKHYDYISDHAEMVELHYESPLLHDTFAHLLETNQDKDRALERTSQGIHKDDLNFSIHEGMPLKKFGSQGQQKSFLIALKLAQYSFFKEKKGFSPLLLLDDIFDKLDDKRTKKIMQMVSDDAFGQIFVTDTDADRISQIFQDIGKPIRIFDVKEGAANEKI, encoded by the coding sequence ATGTGGCTAAAACAGCTCTCTTTACTTCATTTTAAAAATTACACGGAATCTACTTTGGAGTTTTCTCCAGCAACGAACGCCTTTACCGGATATAACGGTGCTGGCAAGACAAATTTGCTGGATGCTATTCATTACTTATCTCTTTGTAAATCTTATTTCAACCCGATCGACTCCCAGCATATCAAAAAGGGTGAAGACTGGTTTATGGTACAAGGCCTCTTTGAAAAAACAGTCGACGTCGCGGATAGCATCTCCTGTAGCTTAAAGAAAAATCAGAAGAAACAGTTTCGAAAAAATAAGAAGGATTACCCTAGATTGGCGGATCATATCGGGCAATACCCGCTAGTAATGATCACACCCAATGATGTAGGCATCATTCTAGACGGCAGCGAAGAGCGGCGTAAATTTATTGACAACGTCATTTCGCAAACCGACAACCGGTACCTGGATACGTTGATTCAGTATAATCGAATCATCCTACAGCGTAACCAGTTTTTAAAATCGGCCGCCGCCAGCAGGCAGCTGGATTTGGGATTGTTAGAGATATTCAATAGTCAGCTCGTAGAGGTCGGCAATCAGATCTTTGCGAAACGTAAGGCATTTATGCAGGAGTTTTCCCCTTTTTTCAAGAAGCATTACGACTATATTTCAGATCATGCGGAAATGGTAGAACTGCACTACGAATCACCTTTGCTGCATGATACCTTTGCGCACCTGCTCGAGACAAATCAAGATAAAGATCGCGCCTTGGAGCGCACCAGTCAAGGAATCCATAAAGACGATTTGAATTTCAGTATTCATGAAGGGATGCCCCTTAAAAAATTTGGATCGCAGGGGCAGCAGAAATCTTTTCTCATCGCACTGAAGTTGGCTCAATATTCTTTTTTCAAAGAGAAGAAGGGCTTTTCCCCACTCCTTTTACTAGACGACATCTTCGACAAGCTCGATGATAAACGAACAAAAAAAATCATGCAGATGGTATCTGATGATGCTTTCGGGCAAATCTTCGTGACTGATACAGATGCCGATCGAATTAGTCAGATTTTTCAAGATATCGGCAAGCCTATTCGTATCTTTGATGTCAAAGAAGGTGCGGCAAATGAGAAAATATAG
- a CDS encoding plasmid pRiA4b ORF-3 family protein has protein sequence MAIYRFKVTFEDYEDIYREVDMQSKSTFLELHEVIHSTTGYEVDRSSSFYVSNDQWKKGTEIAHLPNERKKNNQVLLMADIKLSKFIDDPHQKFYYVYNFDRPYDFHVELVKILKEEEGKTYPAVFKSIGQAPKNVAAANFPVTDDVDEEDEDFIQEGAEEYGVDEEDDFDNFDEEGEKSEGGEDTEKSASGYRDDY, from the coding sequence ATGGCAATTTATAGATTTAAGGTAACTTTTGAAGATTACGAAGACATATATCGTGAAGTGGATATGCAATCCAAAAGTACTTTCCTCGAATTACATGAAGTTATTCACAGTACAACGGGTTATGAAGTGGATCGTTCCTCATCTTTCTACGTAAGCAACGATCAGTGGAAAAAAGGGACAGAGATCGCTCATCTTCCTAACGAAAGGAAGAAAAATAATCAGGTGCTGCTCATGGCAGATATCAAACTCAGTAAGTTTATTGATGATCCTCATCAAAAATTCTATTATGTATACAACTTTGATAGGCCTTACGATTTTCATGTAGAATTGGTCAAGATTCTTAAAGAGGAAGAAGGTAAGACATACCCAGCTGTTTTCAAATCGATTGGACAAGCGCCGAAGAATGTTGCAGCGGCTAATTTCCCGGTTACTGACGATGTAGATGAGGAAGACGAGGATTTCATTCAAGAAGGAGCGGAGGAGTATGGTGTAGACGAAGAAGATGATTTTGATAACTTCGACGAAGAAGGCGAGAAGTCCGAAGGCGGAGAAGATACTGAAAAAAGTGCTTCTGGCTACAGAGACGATTATTAG